One Solanum pennellii chromosome 10, SPENNV200 genomic region harbors:
- the LOC107002485 gene encoding probable E3 ubiquitin-protein ligase ZFP1: MSYSNQITDSEAEQRSQDVQPEPYAFYRSLATFPQPNVHAILPAPGNAGNFYLHHPQYHQEGALVYGKLQYDGVQYQHPATNLDPAIASSSNHYNHYMAAPSAPRDFPIPVNHGQHEQLPFASTQGNLGVNEGSYGRNNPYVDGVGGSFKRKNAEGIPVNFQYQHALVGSSFPLASMNAASFVPPEYRGNGSLSFTEDGAPRGMNNHQLQGNYVSQACEFPGNFWSGLQFNSSARESETWAWNHSARLPYLPGDTQGCEDGGNISVRGYQVTNGNGGLTSFIYPSIPQGHPNLRHLPPHIQGVRPQFITLPPQMTASSQRHLPSSSFDSTINPFALVEAGSRYIRPFPPTAFRLYRPQRGEFMLGTNTRLHNLPNMRVLPEDGVAMLDIPGYHEVRDSVDQHREMRMDVDHMSYEELLALGEQIGTAKTGLSEEVIVGHLKTRSFSSAEIPCNLENAACLDHKTDFCVICQSDYKDQENVGTLDCGHEYHAECVTNWLILKNNCPICKSTALCAEAKDS, encoded by the exons ATGTCGTATAGTAATCAAATAACTGATTCAGAAGCGGAACAAAGAAGCCAAGATGTTCAACCGGAGCCTTATGCTTTCTACAGGAGCTTAGCAACCTTTCCGCAGCCTAATGTCCATGCGATATTACCAGCTCCTGGAAATGCTGGTAATTTCTATTTGCACCATCCACAGTACCATCAAGAAGGTGCATTAGTTTATGGAAAGTTGCAGTATGACGGGGTTCAATATCAGCATCCTGCCACCAATCTTGACCCAGCCATTGCTTCATCGTCAAATCACTATAACCATTACATGGCTGCTCCATCTGCTCCTAGAGATTTCCCCATTCCAGTAAACCACGGGCAACATGAGCAGCTTCCATTTGCAAGCACTCAAGGCAACCTTGGAGTTAATGAAGGCAGTTATGGAAGGAACAATCCTTATGTAGATGGTGTTGGAGGCTCGTTTAAGAGAAAGAATGCTGAAGGGATCCCTGTGAACTTTCAGTATCAACATGCTTTGGTAGGCTCCAGCTTTCCTCTTGCCTCAATGAATGCTGCGTCCTTTGTACCACCTGAATACAGAGGGAATGGCTCATTATCATTCACCGAGGATGGAGCACCGAGAGGTATGAACAATCATCAGCTTCAAGGGAACTATGTCAGCCAAGCCTGTGAATTTCCTGGCAATTTTTGGTCCGGCTTGCAGTTCAACAGCAGTGCTAGGGAGAGTGAAACATGGGCCTGGAATCATAGTGCTCGTCTACCTTATTTACCTG GTGATACTCAAGGCTGTGAAGATGGTGGAAATATCAGCGTGCGAGGATATCAAGTAACAAACGGAAATGGAGGTTTGACTAGTTTTATATATCCATCCATTCCTCAAGGGCACCCAAACCTTCGTCATCTACCACCACATATTCAAGGAGTGAGACCCCAATTTATCACTCTCCCTCCTCAGATGACTGCTTCTTCACAGAGACACCTACCAAGTAGCTCGTTTGACAGCACTATCAATCCATTTGCCCTTGTAGAGGCAGGGTCTAGATATATTAGACCATTCCCACCGACTGCCTTTAGATTGTACAGACCTCAGCGAGGGGAATTCATGCTTGGAACAAATACTAGACTTCACAACCTACCTAACATGAGAGTTCTTCCAGAGGAT GGTGTGGCAATGCTGGATATTCCTGGCTATCATGAAGTGCGTGATTCTGTTGATCAGCACAGGGAGATGCGTATGGACGTCGATCACATGTCTTATGAG GAGCTTCTTGCATTGGGAGAGCAGATTGGCACTGCAAAAACTGGGTTATCGGAGGAGGTTATTGTTGGCCATTTGAAAACAAGATCATTTTCATCCGCGGAAATTCCTTGCAATTTGGAAAATGCTGCATGTTTAGATCACAAGACTGATTTTTGTGTCATTTGCCAG TCTGATTACAAGGACCAAGAGAACGTGGGAACTCTTGATTGTGGGCATGAATATCATGCAGAGTGCGTAACAAATTGGTTGATTCTGAAGAACAATTGTCCCATATGCAAGTCCACAGCATTGTGCGCTGAAGCAAAGGATTCCTGA